ATGTTTATAGAATTCTAGAGAAGAGTACTACATGAATTATATCAAAAGTTAGGaagttaatgaatttttatgtgttgattaagttgaacaaaaagatgaattaagggctaaattgatagaaattcaagttagaaatgaaataaggattcaattgtaaagtgattcataagttttatgctttaaggactaaattgaaggaattttgaaattatggttttatgatgaaaaataaaatcaacattttgcattatgactgtttgggacagcagcagtagtttaagtttgaaaaatcaccaaaaaatttataaattgaattagaggatgaataaaatatgaaattaaagcttattgaatgTAAATTcctatagaagaaacgatgtaagcaattgaattgtaaattatgagatataatgagttTTGTTAGAATATATCATAATGAATTTgagttcccctgttttgactttggaaaatcaccaaaaattgaagaaaaataattagaggcttaaagttatatgtttagaatccctaatgagtctattttcaggagaaatcaacaggaatattatctgaattctgtactttgagataattaatttttagtgaagaagggtcgaaactgtcagacagcaaaatgagggtgaatttaaagaataaattgtatttaatggctaaacaaaaaattctgaaaattttatggtaagaagatttgtgagtctagtttcaagagaaattagcggatcttaatttagaattctgtaactcaagatataaattagtaatctattaatgattatgaattatattaatttcgtagtcaatgtggtaccggaaatctcagctaagaaaggacaagacaaagtcaacgggagttagctcggaaattacggtttgtatttctataatccgaacttaatacttaaattgttggatttattatttaatatatatatgtagtaggtgttttgagatgattatttgaattggattgaatattgattatattgaattgatttatgaatatatgtgaatgtttgaattgaaatgaatatagatgtggaaattgaataataaatatttgttatattagaaaatatatgtagtcggaagtgtgatgaaattgatagaaaaatctgattattgtgaaattgaatatttgttagtgaaaagtgaatgtaattatattgaattgaatatatatagttaattaattaaaatatgaattaattgaaaactgaaaattgaaaagtgaattaaataccctattaactagtcggactgagtcggatatagttggcatgccataggatttggaagTGTTCAGCAATCGAGTGTCATCTTGGTGTGTTTGGTCGGAATCATaaatccgccaaagtccgagtcttgttaataggggtaaatatgaatattaagtaaaattgaaatACGAATTAAAtttcctattaacttgtcgggctagtcggatataattggtatgccataggattggaagagtacgGGATTTATTGGctttactgatcaggcactttatgtgccgTATTTTAGGCACTTATGTGTTTGATTCTTTATATCGCCATCGCGATCATTaccgattcggcactttgtgtgtcgaatattgttactgttaccgttaccgattcggcactttgtgtgtcgaatattgttaCTGTTACCGTTACCGATTCAACACTTTGTGTGTCGGATATTGTTACCGTCTCATTCTTTATTCTTGCTcgaatttgttccgatgaggtactcgtaTGCCGCATCGCCTCTTTATCGTTATCGCTTCGCTTTTTGACTTGAtagatgaggcactatgtgccgtattagtgtgttggttggatccatgtatccgtcgagtccgagtcatgttaataggggtaaataaaggtataaaataacgattattcttgaataattgatcatTATCGGATAATTGATTCTTGGATATTAGACTATTCTTGAATAATCGAatattcttgaataattgatcatTCTTGAATAACGATTGTCCTTGAATGAATGATATTCTTGAATAACTTAATTGTTATTGAATATCGAttttcttgaataattgatcgttattggataaccgatcaattgatcGACTTGAATAATcggttattattgaataattgattattATCGAATAACCGATATTcttgaataaataattgttctgagtattaatgaacattactgattgattaattgctattgaaaaataataaatgatttgaaatttaaagtagaccaaaacattggttggaaattgaatgtttgaattcttattgagtttgaatagttcaatatatataaattaatatgttttataattgtttaagtgttcagattatagaaataccactgagtgtatactttGTTTTCGTACACaggttaagttaaggctagaccGTTGAATCAACATCCTAGGCCGATCCctaattcaatgaggtaaagtatgttgagtattagTAATAGCAAGTAACTAGGTTGTTTTATGAGAGCCATTTAGGTTgtagaagtattgatgaaatgagtaaattatggttggcaacggtatataatatgaattttaaaatttactaaaaattcgtagtgattctaaattagtcccgaattgaatttactgttcatattagaccgcgagggcccattaaagagacgacatcttaaaacaaggatgagtgtgaatatttattttaattaatgaccagaATTAGATCAGATaatcggtaatgtctcgtaacctgtTCCTATGATGagatagggttaggggacgttacaaaaCATACgagtttaaaaaaaataattttttgggtCTTTGGCTTGTCAATGGCGGTACCAGTCGACAAAAAGAAattgatttttttcaaaatttcttttGCTCCCTAAAAtacgagttttaaaaaaaatttgggtcTTGGCACATCAATGGTCGGCACCAAGataacaaaaaaaattgaaattttttcaaaaaattttttgCTCTTTAAAATaccagtttaaaaaaaaaattgaaaaaaatttcaaaattttttttgcacccaaaattttttttttgaaaattcgtATTTTTAGAGAGCAAAAAaaactttttgaaaaaaaattgaattttttttgttgtCCACAAGCAAgcacccaaattttttttttaaaactcgtaTTTTTAGAGagcaaaaaaaattttttaaaaaaaatttgaatttttttttgttgtacTGGGTGCCGGCCATTAATAGGCcaacacttaattttttttttaaaaatcttatttttagagagcaaaaaaaaatttttgaaagaaaattCGAATTCTTTTTGTTGTATTGGGTGCCAACCATTGACAGGCCagcacaaaaaaaaaagtttttttttaaaacaagtatTTTCAGAGagcaaaaaatattttttgtaaaaaaaattgactttttttttttgcagtggGTGCCGGCCATTGACAAGCCAGcacccaaaaatttttttttttaaacttatatttttagagagcaaaatttttttttaaaaaaattcaaaattttttttaaaaaattcaatttttttttgttgtacTGGGTGCCGGTCATTGACAGGCCAGcacccaaaattttttttaaaactcgtaTTTTTAGAGAGCaaaaaaaattttttgaaaaaatttcaattttttgttaGACTTGGGTGCCGCCGGTGATGAGCCAAAgatccaaaaattttttttttaaagctcGTATTTTTAgagaacaaaattttgtttttgaaaaataatttgaattttctttttgttGTCTTAGGTGCAAGCCATTGACAAGCCagcactaattttttttttttaaaacttgtaTTTTTAgagagtaaaaaaaaaatttgaaaaaaattcgaattttttttttgttttattgggtgccggccattgacaggccagaacccaaaatttttttttttaacttgtttTTTTAAAGagcaaaaaaaatttttttgaaaaaaaaatcaaattttgtttTTTGTTGTACTGGGTGCCAGCCATTGACAGGCCAgcacccaaaatttttttttaaactcgTATTTTGTATGCCAATATGAtacgattttaaaaaaaaataccctGATGCCGGCTATTGACAAgccaaaactaaaaaaattaattttttaaagcctGACACAAATATTTGGCATTCATGGGTGCAAAATACGAGTTGGTACCGGCCATTGACAGACCAAAACCCAATTTTACTGTTCATTTcaggttatttttgtaattattttttaGCATAGGTAATTTttgtaaatatcaaaattttttggattattttaataaaatagccGCAAAAAGGCAATGTCAAGATTAAAGCCCCTATGCATGTTTTGGGCATCTTTTAAACTTTATAGCAACAGATGCACAACATAATTTTGCATTCCAACTATTGAGATATGAGTAGGGAAGTATGACctttcaaaaatattaattttaaaaataggaAACACAAGGCACAATTTGGACCTTCAGTTCATGtttcttttactttcttttttctGTTTTGTAGCCACTTTTTTCTCCTCTTTTGACTATCATGCTTATTTCATGGCATGACTGGAGATGTTCTCAATCATCTCCTACTAACTCCTGGTTTACACTTGTACACCTCTTCATTACAGATAGAACTGTAAATTATCAACACCAATGGTTCTCTACCATCTTTCAACACATAAAAAtctctaaaaaaaaaaagttcccTTACTTGAACTGTTTCCCTTCAAACGTCTGACCGAACTGCCAATTCGCTGGTGCAACACTGTAAGATGCAACCGTCCTTCCGGTACTCGCTGTTACCTCAAAAGAAAGTGGCTGTCCCACAAGATTAATGTTGGAGTGCCAGTTTTGTCCCCAATTCCTTGCCATTGGCATCCACCCTGTTTTGGAGCCCTTCACTTTCACTCCCACAACTTCACCATCCAATCCCACATTGGTAATCAAGACCTGAAAGAAATGAGCACTCCCACTCATGCTGAATCTCATCCCTCCCCTTCTTTCACACTTCACCCTACTCAAATGTTTGCAAACAAAAACAGtcatttcagtttcttttatggTAAAAAGTTTTGTTATAGTTGGAGTCAGATATGTTTTTATATACCTCTTATACTGAACAGGTACAATTTCTGCTGTTTTTTCTGCAATTTCAACAAATGCAGCCTCAGACATCTCAAAGTGTTCCTTGGGGAAATTACACCACCCACCATAATCTGAAGAAAGCCCGTAATTTGGTGGACAAAAATCTGTAGCTGTGAGGATGACTGAGGGACTCCCTTGGAGACACCATAAGATATGGTCAACACATCTGACCTCAAAGCAAGCTCCACATGTACTCCCTTTGTTGAACAGCATGGTACTAAGTCCTGCACTGTATTTCCCATAGCTGGCCTTATGAAGATCCCCATAACCACAAGCTCCTTCTGCAAGATCAGGTGACTGATATTTAACTTGGAAATTGAAAGAGCATTGCTAGGAAATGGCAAAAAAAGTAAAAAGTACCTGTGATGATTGATGCATCTGCTTGTTTGGTATATGTTGCAGTAGCTGATTTCCATTCTCCCTGCTTGGAAATGACTTGGGAAGATATTGTTAGCAGTAGAATCAAATAGAAAACATGAAGTTGAAGGGTACCCATTTGAGATAAACGATCTCTCTGAAGTGAACTTTTGAGTTATGCTTCAATATGGTTCTCTTTGCTTTTAACTCTTTATTGGGATTGTTGTTAGAAGAAGGGTAAAGAAAGCCTTCCACCCTTAGCAAAGGACCTCAAAGTCCTTTGCTCTATAGCGTTGtaagtatgaaaatttgatcgtagGCAAAAAGACAAGCAGAGGATGGAAGTCCATGGTTCACATTGTGAGATTAAATTTGGAGACCCCAAAAAAGAGAGTGGTACCTTTCCTGCATTTTGGTAGAGAGTTAAAAGAGGGTAGAAGGCTTTAGTGATGGTGGCAGACATGAAACGCAGAAAGTGTTGAAAGAACTAAAAATATTGTATGGAAGTTTAGATTTATTTGTAGCAAAGCAAGCACTCAAACAAAGTCAAGATACATACATCCATTTCTCTTCTTTTTATGCAAGAAATATAATAAAGGACAATGACTTCACATCTTTTTTTGACTGTTGGGATTGGGAACCTCTCACCACTCATGTATCATATATCCAAGGctaaatttttaccaatcaacaAAATGCAATGGGCTGTAATGTTGTTTTTATTTGCACTGAACCTTGTTTCTGTTTTCATTGTGAGGCAAGGGTCAAAATGGTTTTTTCCAACTACTCTTTGCTGTCTTTATTTTACTAATGCTTTTATCGTTAAAAAagacataaatattttttaaaataaaataaaaaaattgtttatATAGATATAATCattggaatttaaaaaaaaataaaaatgttgatATTGATAGTTGAATTCGGCGGGGATGATAAGAACGATAATTAGCTAAAGTGGGCCACTGTGAGACATTGTTGCCCGAATTGGTTGCCACCACTTTGGCACAATTTGCCATTATTTGCCAcacaaaaattaaacaaatttgggctatttaactaaaataatccaaaaaattttgatatttacaaAAATGACTCAGGTTCAAAAACAATCACAAAAATAATCTGAAATTAACAGTAAAATTGGGTTTTGGCCTGTCAATGACCGGCACCAACTCGTATTTTGCACCAATGATTGCCAAATGATTGTGTCaggctttaaaaaattaatttttttagttttggcCTGTAAATGGCAGGTACTagggtatttttttttaaatcgtaCCATATTGGTATACAAAATacgagtttcaaaaaaaatttttttttgggtgCTGGCCTGTCAATGACCGGCACCCAGCACAACACAAAAAAAAttcgatttttttttcaaaaaaaatttttgttgcTCTTTAACAATacgagttaaaaaaaaaattttgggtgcAGGCCTGTCAATGCTCAGAACCcagtacaacaaaaaaaaaatttaattttttttcaaatttttttttgctatttaaaaatacaacttttaaaaaaaaaaaaattgggtgcTAGCCTGTCAATGGCCAACACCCAgtacaacaaaaaaaaattataattttttttcaaaaaaattttttttgctCTAAAAAAATactagttttaaaaaaaaaagtttttttgggtgctggtctgtcAATGGTCGACACCCAgtacaacaaaaaaaaattcaaattttttttcaaatttttttttactctctaaaaatacgagttttaaaaaaaaaatttaggtgcTGGCCTGTCAATGGTCGGCACCCAGCatgacaaaaaaaattcaaattttttttcaaaaaaaaatttttttgctCTCTAAAAAtacgagttttaaaaaaaatttgaaaacaaattcaattttttttttgcacccaaaaaatattttttttaaaactcgtaCTTTtagaaagcaaaaaaaaaaatttttgaaaaaattttgaattttttttgttgtACTGGGTGTCGGCCTGTTAgcaccaaatttttttttaaaagtcgtATTTTATAgagaaaaaatttttttttgaaaaaaattcgaTTTTTTTTATTGTACTAGGTGCCGGCAATTGATAGGCcagaaccaattttttttttaaaactcgtatttttagagagaaaaaaaaatttttttgaaaaaaaattcaaatttttttttgtacTGGGAGCCGTCCATTGATAGGCCAgcacccaaaatttttttttaaaacaagtatTTTAAGAgagcaaaaaaaatattttttgaaaaaaaattgactTTTTCTTTTTGCACTGGGTGCCGGCCATTGACAGGCTAGcacccaaaaatttttttttttaaactcgtATTTTTAGagagaaatttttttttgaaaaaaaatcgaattttttttgttgtactgggtgccggccattgacaggccagcatcaattttttttttaaaacttgtaTTTTTAGAGAGAAattttttttgacaaaaaatttgaatttttttattgtattgggtgccggccattgacaggccagcacccaaaatttttttttaacttgtattTTTAAAGagcaaaaaaaatttttttgaaaaaaaatcgaactttttttttgttgtactaggtgccggccattgacaggccagcacccaaaatttttttttaaactcgTATTTAGTATACCAATATGAtacga
This window of the Gossypium arboreum isolate Shixiya-1 chromosome 12, ASM2569848v2, whole genome shotgun sequence genome carries:
- the LOC108478798 gene encoding expansin-A20, giving the protein MGTLQLHVFYLILLLTISSQVISKQGEWKSATATYTKQADASIITEGACGYGDLHKASYGKYSAGLSTMLFNKGSTCGACFEVRCVDHILWCLQGSPSVILTATDFCPPNYGLSSDYGGWCNFPKEHFEMSEAAFVEIAEKTAEIVPVQYKRVKCERRGGMRFSMSGSAHFFQVLITNVGLDGEVVGVKVKGSKTGWMPMARNWGQNWHSNINLVGQPLSFEVTASTGRTVASYSVAPANWQFGQTFEGKQFK